From one Conyzicola nivalis genomic stretch:
- a CDS encoding GNAT family N-acetyltransferase has product MTPTFTVEELVVPQTIDSPDAADFVETIELRNLVEALAYGTHELEMTAVETLPFWLDPENSPRRLFGVRIDGRLVGRGFYETNVGKEGSDAVAWGAVEVLPDFRGRGIGTAIAEFIERVARDEGRDRLLVYVASPDGPGERLDAATGFGSVPRDNGEVRFLLGRGYRLEQIERASRLPLPLDDGELRAAFAGASAASGADYSVHYWTGATPERWLDDLALLYTRMSTDAPSAGLEEPEDVWTATRVSADDERQAASPRTSLTAAVEHVPTGRLVGFTVLSLPSDTARSVGQYDTLVLREHRGHRLGMLLKVANLAALHQHHPGYPSVITFNAEENRHMLQVNEDLGFVPIGYEGAWRKRLS; this is encoded by the coding sequence ATGACACCCACCTTCACCGTCGAAGAGCTCGTCGTACCGCAGACCATCGACTCGCCCGACGCGGCCGACTTCGTCGAGACCATCGAGCTGCGCAACCTCGTCGAGGCCCTCGCCTACGGCACGCACGAACTGGAGATGACGGCCGTCGAGACCTTGCCGTTCTGGCTCGACCCCGAGAACTCCCCGCGTCGCCTCTTCGGCGTGCGCATCGACGGGCGCCTCGTCGGTCGCGGCTTCTACGAGACCAACGTGGGCAAGGAGGGCAGCGACGCCGTGGCGTGGGGTGCCGTCGAGGTGCTCCCCGACTTCCGCGGGCGGGGCATCGGAACGGCGATCGCCGAGTTCATCGAGCGGGTCGCGCGCGACGAGGGACGCGACCGCCTGCTCGTCTACGTGGCCTCCCCCGACGGTCCCGGCGAGCGCCTCGACGCCGCCACCGGATTCGGTTCGGTGCCGCGCGACAACGGCGAGGTGCGCTTCCTGCTCGGCCGGGGATACCGGCTCGAGCAGATCGAGCGGGCGAGTCGTCTACCTTTGCCGCTCGACGACGGCGAACTGCGCGCGGCGTTCGCCGGGGCATCCGCGGCCTCGGGCGCCGACTATTCCGTGCACTACTGGACCGGCGCGACGCCCGAGCGCTGGCTCGACGACCTCGCGCTGCTGTACACCCGCATGAGCACGGATGCGCCTTCGGCGGGACTCGAGGAACCCGAAGACGTGTGGACGGCGACGAGAGTCTCGGCCGACGACGAACGTCAGGCGGCCAGCCCGCGCACCTCCCTCACGGCGGCGGTGGAGCACGTTCCCACCGGACGCCTCGTCGGTTTCACCGTGCTGTCGCTGCCCTCCGACACCGCCCGCTCGGTGGGCCAGTACGACACGCTCGTGCTGCGTGAGCACCGCGGTCACCGGCTGGGCATGCTGCTCAAGGTCGCGAACCTGGCCGCCCTGCACCAACACCACCCGGGGTACCCGTCGGTGATCACCTTCAACGCCGAGGAGAACCGGCACATGCTGCAGGTCAACGAGGACCTCGGCTTCGTGCCGATCGGCTACGAGGGCGCCTGGAGGAAGCGGCTGTCGTGA
- a CDS encoding GNAT family N-acetyltransferase, translating to MTAFSIGELVIPASIDAPDAGDFIEMTRVRNRVGVEVTGCSDLAVRPDELLPSWHAQAFEEKRMLVARVEGRIVARAVIELPLGTPLAWIAVEVLRRFRRHGIGSALYERVESMAAAARHPVLQGFVIQGASDSVERIVAPTGFGSVARDDDGSRFLLARGFALEQVARMSRLGLPADRSAMHRLFVRAAADAGVDYRMHYWTGRTPPEHLLQIADLRGRLATDAPQGGLEPDTSAWTVDRVRAEDDYLEASPRTRLTALVEYQPTGEAAGYTELDVPAEPSRAVTQGDTIVLQEHRGHRLGMLLKTANLLRLGDLEPRHPSVLSFAAEENRHMLQLNDALGFVPWGYEGAWKKVLS from the coding sequence GTGACCGCCTTCTCGATCGGAGAACTCGTGATCCCGGCGTCGATCGACGCGCCGGACGCCGGGGACTTCATCGAGATGACGCGCGTGCGCAACCGGGTCGGCGTGGAGGTGACCGGCTGTTCCGACCTCGCCGTGCGGCCGGACGAGCTGCTGCCCAGCTGGCACGCGCAGGCGTTCGAAGAGAAGCGGATGCTCGTGGCCAGGGTCGAGGGACGGATCGTCGCGCGGGCGGTCATCGAGCTGCCGCTCGGCACGCCCCTGGCGTGGATCGCCGTCGAGGTGCTGCGGCGCTTCCGCCGGCACGGCATCGGCTCGGCGCTCTACGAGCGCGTCGAGTCGATGGCCGCGGCCGCGCGGCACCCGGTGCTGCAGGGCTTCGTCATCCAGGGCGCGAGCGACTCGGTCGAGCGCATCGTGGCGCCCACCGGGTTCGGCTCGGTGGCGCGCGACGACGACGGCTCGCGTTTCTTGCTCGCGCGGGGTTTCGCTTTGGAACAGGTGGCGCGGATGAGCCGGCTCGGGCTTCCGGCGGACCGCAGCGCCATGCATCGGCTGTTCGTCCGGGCTGCGGCCGACGCCGGTGTCGACTACCGGATGCACTACTGGACCGGCCGCACGCCGCCGGAACACCTGCTGCAGATCGCCGATCTACGCGGCCGGCTGGCGACGGACGCCCCGCAGGGCGGTCTCGAACCCGACACCTCGGCCTGGACGGTCGACCGGGTGCGGGCCGAAGACGACTACCTCGAGGCGAGTCCGCGCACCCGCCTCACCGCCCTCGTGGAGTACCAGCCGACCGGTGAGGCGGCCGGCTACACCGAACTCGACGTTCCGGCCGAGCCCTCACGTGCGGTCACGCAGGGAGACACGATCGTGCTGCAGGAACACCGCGGGCACCGGCTGGGAATGCTGCTGAAGACGGCGAACCTGTTGCGACTCGGAGATCTCGAGCCGCGGCATCCGTCGGTCTTGTCCTTCGCCGCCGAGGAGAACCGGCACATGCTGCAGCTGAACGACGCGCTCGGTTTTGTGCCGTGGGGCTACGAGGGGGCGTGGAAAAAGGTGCTCAGCTGA
- a CDS encoding aldo/keto reductase, with the protein MTKIGTSDLDVFPLVLGGNTFGWTSDEATSHAVLDAFVASGGNFVDTADGYSSWVPGNSGGESETIIGSWFAKSGRRDSIVLGTKVSQHPDFQGLGGANVLAAADASLARLGTDYIDLYYAHFDDASTPLEETASAFNDLVVAGKVRNIALSNYTAARVAEWFDIAQRNGFVLPVALQPHYNLVHREPFESEFGAIVAEKQLGVVPYYALASGFLTGKYRTADDLGQSPRGGGLGGLLNESGLGVLAALDTVAAAHGVAVASVALAWLRTRPGVVAPLASARTTEQLSDLVASATLELTADEIAALDAASAKV; encoded by the coding sequence ATGACAAAAATCGGCACCTCAGACCTCGACGTCTTCCCGCTCGTGCTCGGCGGCAATACCTTCGGCTGGACCTCCGACGAGGCGACCTCCCACGCCGTGCTCGACGCTTTCGTGGCATCCGGCGGCAACTTCGTCGACACCGCCGACGGCTATTCGTCGTGGGTGCCCGGCAACTCGGGCGGGGAGTCCGAGACGATCATCGGCAGCTGGTTCGCGAAGAGCGGCCGGCGCGACTCGATCGTGCTCGGCACGAAGGTGAGCCAGCACCCCGACTTCCAGGGGCTCGGCGGTGCCAACGTCCTCGCGGCCGCCGACGCGTCGCTCGCGCGCCTCGGAACCGACTACATCGACCTCTACTACGCGCACTTCGACGACGCGTCGACCCCGCTCGAAGAGACGGCGTCGGCGTTCAACGACCTCGTCGTCGCGGGCAAGGTTCGCAACATCGCCCTCTCGAACTACACGGCGGCACGCGTCGCCGAGTGGTTCGACATCGCGCAGCGCAACGGCTTCGTGCTTCCCGTCGCGCTGCAGCCGCACTACAACCTCGTGCACCGCGAGCCCTTCGAGAGCGAATTCGGCGCCATCGTCGCCGAGAAGCAGCTCGGCGTCGTGCCGTACTACGCGCTGGCCAGCGGGTTCCTCACCGGCAAGTACCGCACGGCCGACGACCTCGGCCAGTCGCCGCGCGGCGGCGGACTCGGCGGCCTCCTGAACGAGAGCGGCCTGGGTGTGCTCGCGGCGCTGGACACGGTGGCGGCCGCCCACGGGGTGGCCGTGGCATCCGTGGCCCTCGCCTGGCTGCGCACCCGGCCCGGCGTCGTCGCGCCGCTCGCGAGCGCGCGCACGACCGAGCAGCTGTCCGATCTCGTCGCCTCGGCGACGCTCGAGCTGACGGCCGACGAGATCGCCGCGCTCGACGCCGCCTCGGCGAAGGTCTAG
- the mutM gene encoding bifunctional DNA-formamidopyrimidine glycosylase/DNA-(apurinic or apyrimidinic site) lyase, with amino-acid sequence MPELPEVEVVRAGLEPAVTGATVSSVTVFDERSLRRHSGPAEDFVDRLTGRGIVSAERRGKFLWLPLGPSTASGTEEEGPEALVVHLGMSGQVLLRDRETDDRLTRIRIELDHPFHRQLRLNFVDQRIFGSMAIDRLLQTPDAPSGLVPGQVAHIARDPLDPQFDDRLFLARLARRNTGVKRALLDQTLLSGVGNIYADEALWAARVHFDQPTSTLSRPRAKLLLAEVRLVLAKALGEGGTSFDAQYVNVNGASGYFSHSLNAYGRQGKPCPRCGRPITRVSFMNRGSHFCAFCQRVR; translated from the coding sequence GTGCCGGAGCTTCCCGAGGTCGAGGTGGTGCGCGCCGGTCTCGAACCCGCCGTGACCGGGGCGACCGTGTCATCCGTCACCGTCTTCGACGAACGCTCGCTGCGCCGGCATTCCGGTCCGGCGGAGGACTTCGTCGACCGGCTCACCGGACGTGGGATCGTTTCGGCCGAACGCCGGGGCAAGTTCCTGTGGCTGCCGCTCGGCCCTTCGACGGCCTCGGGGACCGAGGAGGAAGGGCCGGAGGCGCTCGTCGTGCACCTCGGCATGAGCGGCCAGGTTCTGCTCCGCGACCGCGAGACCGACGACCGGCTCACCCGCATCCGCATCGAGCTCGACCACCCGTTCCACCGCCAGCTGCGGCTCAACTTCGTCGACCAGCGCATCTTCGGATCGATGGCGATCGACCGGTTGCTGCAGACCCCGGATGCGCCCAGCGGTCTCGTGCCCGGTCAGGTCGCGCACATAGCGAGGGATCCGCTCGACCCGCAGTTCGACGACAGGCTGTTTCTGGCCCGGCTCGCGCGGCGCAACACCGGGGTCAAGCGTGCCCTCCTCGACCAGACGCTGCTCAGCGGTGTCGGCAACATCTACGCGGACGAGGCCCTCTGGGCGGCGCGCGTGCACTTCGACCAGCCGACCTCCACGCTCAGCAGGCCGCGTGCGAAGCTACTGCTGGCCGAGGTGCGGCTCGTGCTGGCGAAGGCCCTCGGAGAGGGTGGCACGAGCTTCGACGCGCAGTACGTGAACGTGAACGGCGCCAGCGGTTACTTCTCCCACTCGCTCAACGCCTACGGCCGGCAGGGCAAGCCGTGCCCACGCTGCGGCCGCCCGATCACCCGGGTGTCGTTCATGAACCGCGGCTCGCACTTCTGCGCGTTCTGCCAGCGGGTGCGCTGA
- the rnc gene encoding ribonuclease III: MTGNHSSRADLSSLLGIDIEPALLELALTHRSFAYENGGVATNERLEFLGDSILGQAVTVMLFTEHPDLDEGELAKRRASLVSTVALAEIARHIGLGQYLRVGRGEELTGGRDKSSMLADTVEAIIGAAYLARGGDEATALVHRLIAPLLADPERFGATMDPKTSLQELSAHRNLGAPTYVIVDSGPDHLKRFQATVLLQDREIATGVGSSKKQAEVAAALDAWTQLSREAR; this comes from the coding sequence GTGACTGGTAACCACTCCAGCCGGGCCGATTTGTCGTCCCTGCTGGGGATCGATATCGAGCCCGCACTGCTCGAGCTCGCTCTGACGCACCGCTCCTTCGCGTACGAAAACGGGGGAGTGGCGACCAATGAGCGCCTCGAGTTCCTCGGCGACTCGATTTTGGGCCAGGCCGTGACGGTGATGCTGTTCACCGAGCACCCCGACCTCGACGAGGGCGAGTTGGCCAAGCGCCGCGCGAGCCTCGTCTCGACCGTCGCGCTGGCCGAGATCGCGCGCCACATCGGCCTCGGTCAGTACCTGCGGGTGGGCCGGGGCGAAGAGCTCACCGGCGGCCGCGACAAGTCGTCGATGCTCGCCGACACCGTCGAGGCCATCATCGGCGCCGCCTACCTCGCCCGCGGCGGCGACGAGGCGACAGCGCTCGTGCACCGGCTGATCGCGCCGCTGCTGGCCGACCCCGAGCGGTTCGGCGCCACCATGGACCCGAAGACGAGCCTGCAGGAGCTCTCCGCCCACAGAAACCTCGGCGCCCCGACCTACGTCATCGTCGACAGCGGCCCCGACCACCTCAAGCGGTTCCAGGCCACCGTGCTGCTGCAGGACCGCGAGATCGCAACGGGCGTCGGCTCGAGCAAGAAGCAGGCCGAGGTCGCCGCGGCGCTCGACGCCTGGACGCAGCTCTCGCGCGAAGCCCGATAG
- the rpmF gene encoding 50S ribosomal protein L32, whose product MAVPKRKMSRASTRMRRAQWKATAPTLVKTIENGKTVYSLPHRAKVVEDSTGTPLYMEYKGRKVADV is encoded by the coding sequence ATGGCTGTACCGAAGCGCAAGATGTCGCGTGCGAGCACCCGCATGCGCCGCGCCCAGTGGAAGGCAACCGCCCCCACCCTGGTCAAGACCATCGAGAACGGCAAGACCGTTTACAGCCTGCCGCACCGCGCCAAGGTTGTCGAAGACTCGACCGGCACGCCCCTGTACATGGAGTACAAGGGCCGCAAGGTCGCGGACGTTTAG
- a CDS encoding YceD family protein has translation MSNFTPAPFTVPVYDLMHRSGEMREHELDVAVPESFGNALIGIAEHAKMHLDVRLEALHDGILVSADVTTVATGECGRCLDAIELPVEVEFQELFAYSVDEAFDYTVVEDHIDLEPSVRDAVVLSLPFQPVCRPDCPGLDPETGERLADFPDRKPKEIVDPRWSALAGFQSTESDVVGESEKSDSAEREKRS, from the coding sequence GTGTCGAACTTCACCCCCGCCCCGTTCACCGTCCCGGTGTACGACCTCATGCACCGCTCCGGCGAGATGCGAGAGCACGAGCTCGATGTCGCCGTACCCGAATCCTTCGGCAATGCCCTGATCGGCATCGCCGAGCACGCGAAGATGCATCTCGACGTGCGCCTCGAAGCCCTCCACGACGGCATTCTGGTCTCGGCAGACGTCACCACGGTCGCCACCGGCGAGTGCGGACGATGCCTCGATGCGATCGAACTGCCGGTCGAAGTCGAGTTTCAGGAACTTTTCGCGTACTCTGTTGACGAAGCTTTTGACTACACGGTTGTCGAGGATCACATTGACCTCGAACCGTCCGTCAGGGATGCGGTAGTGCTGTCACTGCCGTTTCAACCGGTATGTCGTCCGGATTGCCCAGGCCTTGACCCGGAAACGGGCGAAAGGCTGGCCGATTTTCCGGACAGGAAACCCAAAGAAATCGTAGATCCTCGCTGGTCTGCGCTCGCCGGGTTCCAGTCGACCGAATCAGATGTTGTAGGCGAGTCGGAGAAATCCGACAGCGCCGAGAGAGAGAAGAGAAGCTAA